In one Salipiger abyssi genomic region, the following are encoded:
- a CDS encoding amino acid ABC transporter ATP-binding/permease protein: MRRLWQVLRLLWKAEPWAMWRGAALAVAVLIMGAALLGLSGWFITATGIAGLAGIGIAFDVFRPSAGVRFLALGRAAARYGERLLTHDATLRALARLRVTLLARLERFSMPELRRLRGAAALTRITADVDALDGVVLRLALPVAAALITHGAAFVALWALTSHAVAASVALGYLLGGGVVLWRVGRATLAPSSQAEEAMQTLRQRAIGMFRGRREAILQGALPRWRGALDDTEAEARGAMDRLDAIDTGAGMILAVIVALVTAAAFALAGWLVADSGLDPARAAIGVFVSIALAETLLPLRRGMAEIGRMRDAAERVMADPAPHRLPKRSGPAEPAQPGAALEVRHLSLARPGWSRLLLHDLSFGVMPGEMLAIRGESGAGKSTLFDVLAGLETATAGEALLLGKPLPDWETPALRDALTLVPQRAALLSGSILENLALADPDLTEDKALAVLRAVALDEAVSARGGLGSQLGEGGAGLSGGQARRLVLARALLRRPAVLLLDEPTEGLDGPTARQVLTGVREFLPEAGIVTASHRAAELDAADRVLTLESYIPKN, encoded by the coding sequence ACCGGCATCGCCGGGCTCGCGGGGATCGGCATCGCCTTCGATGTGTTTCGCCCCTCCGCCGGCGTGCGCTTTCTGGCGCTGGGCCGGGCGGCGGCGCGCTATGGCGAGCGGCTGCTGACCCACGATGCCACGCTGCGGGCGCTGGCGCGGCTGCGGGTGACGCTGCTGGCGCGGCTGGAGCGCTTCTCCATGCCCGAGCTGCGGCGGCTGCGCGGGGCGGCGGCGCTGACCCGGATCACGGCGGATGTGGATGCGCTCGACGGCGTGGTGCTGCGGCTGGCGCTGCCGGTGGCGGCGGCGCTGATCACCCATGGCGCGGCCTTCGTGGCGCTCTGGGCGCTGACCTCGCATGCGGTCGCGGCCTCTGTTGCGCTGGGCTATCTGCTGGGCGGCGGCGTGGTGCTCTGGCGGGTGGGGCGCGCGACGCTGGCGCCCTCCAGCCAGGCCGAAGAGGCGATGCAGACCCTGCGCCAGCGCGCCATCGGGATGTTCCGGGGCCGGCGCGAAGCGATCCTTCAGGGCGCGCTGCCGCGCTGGCGGGGGGCGCTGGACGACACCGAGGCCGAGGCGCGCGGCGCCATGGACCGGCTCGATGCCATCGACACCGGCGCCGGCATGATCCTCGCGGTGATCGTCGCGCTGGTGACGGCGGCGGCCTTTGCGCTCGCGGGCTGGCTGGTGGCCGATAGCGGGCTCGACCCGGCGCGGGCGGCGATCGGGGTCTTTGTCTCCATCGCGCTGGCCGAGACGCTCTTGCCGCTGCGCCGGGGCATGGCCGAGATCGGCCGCATGCGCGACGCCGCCGAGCGGGTCATGGCCGACCCCGCGCCGCACCGCCTGCCGAAACGCAGCGGCCCGGCAGAGCCGGCGCAGCCCGGCGCGGCGCTGGAGGTGCGGCACCTGTCGCTCGCCCGCCCGGGCTGGTCGCGGCTGTTGCTGCACGATCTGTCCTTTGGCGTGATGCCCGGGGAGATGCTGGCGATCCGCGGCGAAAGCGGTGCGGGCAAGAGCACGCTCTTCGACGTGCTGGCGGGGCTGGAGACCGCCACGGCGGGCGAGGCCTTGCTCCTCGGCAAACCGCTGCCCGACTGGGAGACGCCGGCGCTGCGCGATGCGCTCACGCTGGTGCCGCAGCGCGCGGCGCTGCTCTCGGGCAGCATTCTGGAAAACCTCGCGCTCGCCGACCCGGATCTGACCGAGGACAAGGCGCTTGCGGTGCTGCGCGCCGTGGCGCTCGACGAGGCGGTTTCCGCGCGTGGCGGGCTGGGGTCACAACTCGGTGAGGGCGGTGCCGGATTGTCGGGCGGGCAGGCCCGCAGGCTGGTCCTGGCGCGGGCACTGCTGCGCCGCCCGGCGGTGCTGTTGCTGGATGAGCCGACCGAGGGGCTCGACGGTCCGACGGCCCGCCAAGTGCTTACAGGCGTTCGGGAATTTCTGCCGGAAGCGGGGATCGTCACGGCCTCTCACCGGGCGGCTGAACTGGACGCGGCAGACCGGGTGCTGACCCTCGAAAGCTACATTCCGAAAAACTGA
- a CDS encoding cytochrome ubiquinol oxidase subunit I, translating to MELDIVELSRLQFAMTAMYHFLFVPLTLGLSILVAIMETVYVMTNRPIWRQMTKFWGTLFGINFVLGVATGITMEFQFGMNWSYYSHYVGDIFGAPLAIEGLMAFFLEATFVGLFFFGWDKLSKVAHMIVTWLVAIGSNFSALWILIANGWMQNPVGAQFNPDTMRMEMTSFFEVLFNEVAQAKFVHTVSAGYVTAAVFVLGVSAWYMLKGRHVELARRSIAIASSFGLAAALSVVVLGDESGYSASHTQKMKLAAIEAMWETHDAPAPFTLVGFPDKEARETHYALEIPWVMGLIGTRSLTQEIPGIEQLVSEAEDKVRSGIVAYDALMTIREQRDATPPEVRETFEAHSADLGFAFLLKRYVDDPREATDAQIVQASEDTIPGVAPLFWAFRIMVGLGFGFIAVMLYFFVMSNFRTMQFPRWALRTAVFIIPAPWIAAELGWFVAEFGRQPWTVDGVLPTALSVSHLSIGDLLVTLAGFVIFYTVLFVIEMSLMVKYIRKGPYMDVEETDQWLERHEHRLRTHDGKGPFADPSDPSTSGATPAE from the coding sequence ATGGAGCTCGATATCGTCGAGCTGTCGCGCCTGCAATTTGCGATGACGGCGATGTATCACTTCCTGTTCGTGCCGCTGACACTGGGTCTGTCGATCCTCGTGGCGATCATGGAGACGGTCTATGTGATGACCAACCGTCCCATCTGGCGGCAGATGACGAAATTCTGGGGCACGCTGTTCGGCATCAACTTTGTGCTGGGTGTCGCGACAGGGATCACCATGGAATTCCAGTTCGGCATGAACTGGAGCTATTACAGCCACTATGTCGGGGATATCTTCGGCGCGCCGCTGGCGATCGAGGGTCTGATGGCATTCTTCCTGGAGGCGACCTTTGTGGGCCTGTTCTTCTTCGGCTGGGATAAGCTGTCGAAAGTGGCGCATATGATCGTGACCTGGCTGGTCGCCATCGGTTCGAACTTCTCGGCGCTGTGGATTCTGATCGCCAATGGCTGGATGCAGAACCCGGTCGGCGCGCAATTCAATCCCGACACCATGCGGATGGAGATGACCTCCTTCTTCGAGGTGCTCTTCAACGAGGTGGCGCAGGCGAAATTCGTGCACACGGTCTCCGCCGGTTATGTCACCGCGGCGGTCTTTGTGCTGGGGGTTTCGGCCTGGTACATGCTCAAGGGCCGGCATGTGGAGCTGGCGCGCCGCTCCATCGCGATCGCGTCGAGCTTTGGCCTTGCTGCCGCGCTGTCGGTCGTGGTGCTGGGCGACGAGTCCGGCTATTCCGCCTCGCACACCCAGAAGATGAAGCTCGCCGCCATCGAGGCGATGTGGGAAACCCATGACGCGCCGGCGCCCTTCACCCTGGTCGGCTTCCCCGACAAGGAGGCGCGCGAGACGCACTACGCGCTTGAGATCCCCTGGGTGATGGGGCTGATCGGCACCCGCTCGCTGACCCAGGAAATCCCGGGCATCGAGCAGCTGGTGAGCGAGGCCGAGGACAAGGTGCGTTCGGGCATCGTCGCCTATGACGCGCTGATGACCATTCGCGAGCAGCGCGACGCCACCCCGCCAGAGGTGCGCGAGACCTTCGAGGCGCATTCGGCGGATCTGGGCTTTGCCTTCCTGCTGAAACGCTATGTCGACGACCCGCGCGAGGCCACCGATGCGCAGATCGTGCAGGCCTCCGAAGACACCATCCCGGGCGTTGCGCCGCTGTTCTGGGCGTTCCGGATCATGGTCGGGCTGGGCTTCGGCTTCATCGCGGTGATGCTCTATTTCTTCGTGATGTCGAATTTCCGCACCATGCAGTTCCCGCGCTGGGCGCTGCGCACGGCGGTGTTCATCATCCCGGCGCCCTGGATCGCGGCGGAGCTTGGCTGGTTCGTGGCCGAGTTCGGACGCCAGCCCTGGACGGTGGACGGCGTGCTGCCGACGGCGCTTTCGGTCAGCCATCTCAGCATCGGCGATCTGCTGGTGACGCTGGCGGGCTTCGTGATCTTCTACACGGTGCTGTTCGTCATCGAGATGAGCCTGATGGTCAAATACATCCGCAAGGGCCCGTACATGGATGTCGAGGAAACCGACCAGTGGCTGGAGCGCCACGAGCACCGGCTGCGCACCCATGATGGCAAAGGGCCCTTTGCCGATCCTTCTGATCCGAGCACCTCTGGTGCGACACCGGCGGAGTAA
- the cydB gene encoding cytochrome d ubiquinol oxidase subunit II, with protein MILHEFLSFEFLRVVWWVLLGVLLIGFALTDGFDMGVGALLPFVGKTDVERRVVINTIGPVWEGNQVWFILGGGAIFAAWPPLYAVSFSGFYLAMFAVLAALILRPVGFKYRSKRDSQRWRNNWDWALFVGGAAPALLFGVAVGNVLLGVPFHLTEDLMPMYDGTFYGKFLGLLRPFAILSGVVSLSMLLMHGAAWLTLKTEGMVQIRARNIGTVAGIVAAATYALAGVWLAFGVDGFAMVGEVVTDGPSNPLYNEVSRGGSWLAAYGERPWIAIAPLMGFAGIAMAVRGLREGHEVSTLLWSKLAITGIIASVGLTMFPFVLPSTVDPTSSLSVWDATSSHLTLFVMLVAAVIFMPLIMLYTAWVYKVLWGKVTEEEVTGSSDSVY; from the coding sequence ATGATCCTGCATGAATTTCTGAGTTTCGAGTTTCTGCGCGTGGTCTGGTGGGTCCTGCTGGGCGTGCTGCTGATCGGCTTCGCGCTCACCGACGGGTTCGACATGGGCGTCGGCGCGCTGCTGCCCTTCGTCGGCAAGACCGATGTGGAGCGGCGCGTGGTGATCAACACCATCGGCCCGGTCTGGGAAGGCAACCAGGTGTGGTTCATCCTGGGCGGCGGCGCGATCTTTGCCGCCTGGCCACCGCTCTACGCGGTGAGCTTCTCGGGCTTTTACCTGGCGATGTTCGCCGTGCTCGCGGCGCTGATCCTGCGGCCCGTCGGGTTCAAGTACCGCTCCAAGCGCGACAGCCAGCGCTGGCGCAACAACTGGGACTGGGCGCTGTTTGTCGGCGGCGCGGCCCCGGCGCTGCTCTTTGGTGTGGCGGTGGGCAATGTGCTGCTGGGCGTGCCGTTCCATCTGACCGAAGATCTGATGCCGATGTATGACGGCACCTTCTACGGCAAGTTCCTTGGCCTGCTGCGGCCTTTCGCGATCCTCTCGGGCGTGGTGTCGCTGTCGATGCTTCTGATGCATGGCGCCGCCTGGCTGACGCTGAAGACCGAAGGCATGGTGCAGATCCGTGCCCGCAATATCGGCACGGTTGCCGGCATCGTCGCCGCCGCGACCTACGCGCTGGCGGGTGTCTGGCTGGCCTTCGGTGTGGACGGCTTTGCCATGGTCGGCGAGGTGGTCACCGACGGACCGTCGAACCCGCTTTACAACGAAGTCTCGCGCGGGGGATCGTGGCTGGCCGCCTATGGCGAGCGGCCCTGGATCGCCATCGCGCCGCTGATGGGTTTTGCCGGCATTGCCATGGCGGTGCGCGGGCTGCGCGAGGGCCATGAGGTCTCGACCCTGCTGTGGTCGAAACTGGCCATCACCGGCATCATCGCCAGCGTCGGCCTGACCATGTTCCCCTTCGTGCTGCCCTCGACCGTCGATCCCACCAGCTCGCTGTCCGTGTGGGATGCCACCTCCTCGCATCTGACTCTGTTCGTGATGCTGGTGGCGGCGGTGATCTTCATGCCGCTGATCATGCTCTACACGGCCTGGGTCTACAAAGTGCTCTGGGGCAAGGTCACCGAAGAGGAAGTGACCGGCAGCTCTGACAGCGTCTACTGA
- the cydX gene encoding cytochrome bd-I oxidase subunit CydX, whose translation MWYFAWLLGLPLAALFAVLNAMWLELRVDACLADEGECPVGKHKR comes from the coding sequence ATGTGGTATTTTGCCTGGCTTCTCGGCCTGCCGCTGGCCGCGCTCTTCGCGGTTCTGAACGCGATGTGGCTGGAACTGCGGGTCGATGCCTGCCTCGCCGACGAGGGCGAGTGCCCGGTCGGCAAGCACAAGCGCTGA
- a CDS encoding NAD(P)/FAD-dependent oxidoreductase: MTDMRNFSPSRRGFLGLAAGAGVLAAAGAGREAQAQVATSAHIVILGAGAAGTALANRLVRRLDGARITIVDGRREHWYQPGFSLIAAGLKAPGYSVSQTTDWLPSGVELKQDFAANIDPEAKTVALQGGEVLNYDYLVVATGLTLDHAAIEGFDLDLVGKDGIGALYAGPDYAAKTWQAAQAYTETGGVGLFTRPITEMKCAGAPLKHTFLIDDIARKAGGRSKMDVHYMAQNDTLFGVPIVSEKVRMLFGQRQITPEYSHVLKAMDPGAKRATFATPQGDVEMDYDYIHVIPPQRAPQVIRDSGLSWADKWVGEGWMEVDMANLRHLRYPEVFAVGDIAGVPKGKTAASVKWQVPVVEDHLVAQIAGTTADSAYDGYTSCPLITRVGRAMLVEFDYHNNLVPSFPGVIAPLEELWVSWLMKEIALKATYNAMLRGRA; this comes from the coding sequence ATGACCGACATGAGAAATTTCAGTCCGAGCCGCCGTGGCTTTCTCGGGCTGGCTGCCGGTGCAGGGGTGCTGGCTGCCGCGGGTGCGGGACGGGAGGCGCAGGCGCAGGTTGCCACCAGCGCCCATATCGTCATTCTGGGGGCCGGTGCCGCCGGCACCGCGCTCGCCAACCGGCTGGTGCGCCGCCTTGACGGTGCCCGCATCACCATCGTGGATGGCCGCCGGGAGCACTGGTATCAGCCGGGCTTTTCGCTGATTGCCGCCGGGCTCAAGGCGCCGGGCTATTCCGTGAGCCAGACCACCGACTGGCTGCCGTCCGGCGTGGAGCTGAAACAGGATTTCGCCGCCAATATCGACCCCGAGGCCAAGACCGTCGCGCTACAGGGCGGTGAGGTGCTGAACTACGACTACCTCGTGGTCGCCACCGGCCTGACGCTGGACCATGCCGCCATCGAGGGCTTCGATCTCGATCTGGTGGGCAAGGACGGCATCGGCGCGCTTTATGCGGGGCCGGACTACGCCGCGAAAACCTGGCAGGCGGCGCAGGCCTATACCGAGACCGGCGGCGTGGGGCTTTTCACCCGACCGATCACCGAGATGAAATGCGCCGGCGCGCCGCTCAAGCACACCTTCCTGATCGACGACATCGCCCGCAAGGCCGGTGGCCGCTCGAAGATGGATGTGCACTACATGGCGCAGAACGACACGCTCTTCGGCGTGCCGATCGTGTCGGAAAAGGTGCGGATGCTGTTCGGTCAGCGCCAGATCACACCGGAATATTCGCATGTGCTGAAGGCGATGGATCCCGGCGCCAAGCGCGCCACCTTCGCCACGCCGCAGGGCGATGTGGAGATGGATTACGACTATATCCACGTTATCCCGCCGCAGCGCGCGCCGCAGGTCATCCGCGACAGCGGGCTGAGCTGGGCCGACAAATGGGTCGGTGAGGGCTGGATGGAGGTCGACATGGCCAATCTCCGTCACCTCCGCTACCCGGAGGTCTTTGCGGTGGGCGACATCGCCGGTGTGCCCAAGGGCAAGACCGCCGCCTCGGTCAAATGGCAGGTGCCGGTGGTCGAGGATCACCTCGTGGCGCAGATCGCGGGCACGACCGCCGACAGCGCCTATGACGGCTATACCTCCTGCCCGCTGATCACCCGCGTGGGCCGCGCCATGCTGGTCGAGTTCGACTATCACAACAACCTCGTGCCCAGCTTCCCCGGCGTGATCGCGCCGCTTGAGGAGCTGTGGGTCAGCTGGCTGATGAAGGAGATCGCGCTCAAAGCGACCTACAACGCCATGCTGCGCGGCCGGGCCTGA
- a CDS encoding DUF5368 domain-containing protein, producing the protein MQELTFGTLIAVFEEIFGQALFWAMVVVAGLITLAYLYVLIRDRAVSWRKFLWAQLSMPVGAVLAVWFVLFETRSSLADIGGPIDVILLLAIAVAGAIGLAILVYTLESLFLRKSED; encoded by the coding sequence ATGCAAGAGCTTACTTTCGGCACCCTTATCGCCGTCTTCGAGGAAATCTTCGGTCAGGCCCTGTTCTGGGCCATGGTCGTGGTCGCGGGGCTGATCACGCTGGCCTATCTCTACGTGCTGATCCGCGACCGCGCGGTGAGCTGGCGCAAGTTCCTCTGGGCGCAGCTTTCCATGCCCGTGGGCGCGGTGCTGGCCGTCTGGTTCGTGCTGTTCGAGACCCGGTCGAGCCTCGCCGATATCGGCGGGCCCATCGACGTGATCCTGCTGCTGGCCATCGCGGTTGCCGGGGCCATCGGCCTCGCGATCCTGGTCTACACGCTCGAATCCCTGTTCCTGCGCAAATCCGAGGACTGA
- a CDS encoding SLAC1 anion channel family protein, with protein MSDVTPQASAAPVADAPHGRLAHFPVTFFASVMGLAGLALALHRAELSFGWPQWLGQVALWAAIADFLVVSVFFALKALRVPKAFAAEWNHPVRIAFFPAITISVLLIATALRPVAGDAARVVWLAGMLGQGALTLAVLSGWIGHRPFQHIHISPAWFIPAVGNIVVPVAGVALGFTEISWLFFSAGLVFWVVLLTLVMNRLIFHDPLPGRLLPTLVILIAPPAVAFLSWLQLNGGVLDGFARVLFYTSLVFLGLVATQAPKILKLPFAMSWWALSFPVAALTISTLRYAELAQLPALTALGAVFLALLVGIVGYLIARTGLAILRGEICQPE; from the coding sequence ATGTCCGACGTCACCCCCCAGGCCTCCGCCGCTCCGGTTGCCGACGCGCCGCATGGCCGGCTCGCGCATTTCCCGGTCACCTTCTTTGCGTCGGTGATGGGGCTTGCGGGGCTGGCGCTGGCGCTGCACCGGGCTGAACTCAGCTTTGGCTGGCCGCAATGGCTCGGTCAGGTCGCGCTCTGGGCGGCCATCGCCGATTTCCTGGTGGTCTCCGTATTCTTCGCGCTCAAGGCGCTGCGGGTGCCAAAGGCCTTCGCGGCGGAGTGGAACCATCCGGTGAGGATCGCCTTCTTTCCGGCGATCACGATCTCGGTGCTGCTCATCGCCACCGCCCTGCGCCCGGTCGCCGGGGACGCGGCGCGGGTGGTCTGGCTGGCCGGGATGCTGGGGCAGGGGGCGCTGACCCTCGCGGTGCTGTCGGGCTGGATCGGGCACCGCCCGTTCCAGCACATCCATATCTCGCCCGCCTGGTTCATCCCGGCGGTGGGCAATATCGTCGTGCCGGTGGCCGGCGTCGCTCTGGGCTTTACCGAGATCTCCTGGCTGTTCTTCTCCGCCGGGCTGGTTTTCTGGGTCGTGCTGCTGACGCTGGTGATGAACCGGCTGATCTTTCACGATCCGCTGCCGGGCCGGCTGCTGCCGACGCTGGTGATCCTCATCGCGCCGCCCGCCGTCGCCTTTCTGAGCTGGCTGCAACTCAATGGCGGCGTACTCGACGGGTTTGCCCGGGTGCTCTTCTACACGTCGCTGGTGTTTCTGGGCCTCGTTGCGACCCAGGCGCCGAAAATCCTCAAGCTGCCCTTCGCCATGTCCTGGTGGGCGCTGAGCTTTCCGGTCGCCGCGCTGACGATTTCGACCCTGCGCTATGCCGAGCTGGCACAGCTGCCGGCGCTGACCGCGCTGGGCGCGGTGTTCCTGGCGCTGCTGGTGGGGATCGTGGGCTATCTGATCGCGCGCACCGGCCTCGCCATCCTGCGCGGCGAAATCTGCCAACCCGAGTAA
- a CDS encoding NUDIX hydrolase — protein sequence MATIGEQIAALPMHWDKKGNLQVLMVTSRDTGRWVMPKGWEMDGKKPWHAAEIEALEEAGAKGYVSREELGTYRYDKLLDNGTALPCLVRVYPMIVDKLLRNWKERHQRKRKWFSPKAAAKRVHEPELTELLLMLAKKPKKQPVIQEMLRAC from the coding sequence ATGGCCACGATTGGCGAACAGATCGCCGCCCTGCCCATGCATTGGGACAAGAAGGGCAATCTCCAGGTCTTGATGGTGACCTCGCGCGATACCGGGCGCTGGGTGATGCCCAAGGGCTGGGAGATGGACGGCAAGAAACCCTGGCACGCCGCCGAGATCGAGGCGCTGGAGGAGGCCGGGGCCAAGGGCTATGTCAGCCGCGAAGAACTCGGCACCTATCGCTATGACAAGCTGCTCGACAACGGCACCGCGCTGCCCTGTCTGGTGCGGGTCTACCCGATGATCGTCGACAAGCTCCTGCGCAACTGGAAGGAACGGCACCAGCGCAAGCGGAAATGGTTCTCGCCCAAGGCGGCGGCCAAGCGCGTGCACGAGCCCGAACTGACCGAGCTTTTGCTGATGCTGGCCAAGAAACCCAAGAAACAGCCGGTGATCCAAGAGATGCTGCGCGCCTGCTGA
- a CDS encoding cytochrome-c peroxidase, which translates to MAQPIGADDFLPFDPAQARIGQLLFYDKILSGNRNISCATCHHHDLDGTDRLSLGIGEGGSGLGPERRPGDIAKRIPRNAPGLWNLGHREVSVLFHDGRVERDARFPSGFSTPAGQHLPEGLSSPLAAQALFPMTAEFEMAGNAGENPVADAVAGAVWQGWPLLAARVAAIPEYAERIVAAFPEIDRPDEITVVQIANALAAFIGTEWQSYDSPYDAYLRDGTPLPEDAERGRKLFFGAAGCAACHSGPLFSDQSFHAMGLPGFGPGRIRKHDPIPRDVGRMSVTDEPQDAYRFRTPPLRNVALTAPYGHNGAYPTLRGMIRHMADPVDARRRWQPQLAHLPRVASLEDYDFVLLEDRLETARQLETVEVRRVPLSDTEVGEIEAFLKALTGASAADRPLGRPDRVPSGLPVD; encoded by the coding sequence ATGGCCCAGCCCATCGGGGCGGATGATTTCCTGCCCTTCGATCCGGCGCAAGCCCGCATCGGTCAGCTGCTGTTTTACGACAAGATCCTGAGTGGCAACCGCAACATCTCCTGCGCCACCTGCCACCATCACGACCTCGATGGCACCGACCGGCTGAGCCTCGGCATCGGCGAAGGCGGCAGCGGGCTCGGACCGGAGCGCCGCCCCGGAGACATCGCCAAACGCATTCCGCGCAACGCGCCGGGGCTGTGGAATCTCGGGCATCGCGAAGTGTCGGTGCTGTTCCATGACGGACGGGTCGAGCGCGACGCGCGCTTTCCCAGCGGTTTTTCCACACCGGCAGGCCAACATCTGCCCGAGGGGCTGAGCTCGCCGCTGGCCGCGCAGGCGCTGTTCCCGATGACCGCCGAGTTCGAAATGGCGGGGAATGCCGGCGAGAACCCGGTGGCCGATGCGGTGGCCGGCGCGGTCTGGCAGGGCTGGCCGCTTCTCGCCGCGCGGGTGGCGGCGATCCCGGAGTATGCGGAGCGGATCGTCGCGGCGTTTCCCGAAATCGACCGGCCCGATGAGATCACCGTGGTGCAGATCGCCAACGCCCTGGCGGCGTTCATCGGCACCGAGTGGCAGAGCTATGACAGCCCCTACGACGCCTATCTCCGCGATGGCACGCCGCTACCGGAGGATGCCGAACGCGGACGAAAGCTGTTTTTCGGCGCGGCGGGCTGCGCCGCATGCCATTCCGGGCCGCTGTTCAGCGATCAGTCCTTTCACGCCATGGGGCTGCCCGGGTTCGGCCCGGGGCGCATCCGCAAACACGATCCGATTCCCCGCGATGTCGGGCGCATGAGCGTGACCGACGAGCCGCAAGACGCCTATCGTTTCCGCACCCCGCCGCTGCGCAACGTGGCGCTCACCGCGCCCTATGGCCATAACGGCGCTTACCCGACCCTGCGCGGCATGATCCGTCACATGGCCGATCCGGTGGACGCGCGGCGGCGCTGGCAGCCGCAGCTTGCGCATCTTCCCCGCGTCGCGTCGCTGGAGGATTACGATTTCGTCCTGCTCGAAGACCGGCTGGAGACCGCCCGGCAGCTCGAAACGGTGGAGGTGCGGCGAGTGCCTCTGAGCGATACCGAGGTGGGCGAGATCGAGGCCTTTCTCAAAGCCCTTACCGGGGCCAGCGCGGCAGACCGCCCGCTCGGGCGGCCCGACCGCGTGCCGAGCGGGCTGCCCGTAGACTGA
- a CDS encoding tetratricopeptide repeat protein, producing the protein MRYLCTALFVFLATPLVAGRIDEARALLAEGLIDEALAVLDPAARSGNADAEEMIGRIYSLGLGGTTDEVRAFEWHQRAALKGHAGAQMSLGWCYELGMGLPVPDPARAFLWYSLAEIGGHPDAAEAVEALRATLSPEEIEKAHAMIADYKGWLYPYR; encoded by the coding sequence ATGCGTTATCTTTGCACCGCCCTTTTCGTCTTTCTTGCGACGCCGCTTGTGGCCGGGCGCATCGACGAGGCGCGCGCGTTGCTGGCAGAGGGCCTCATCGACGAGGCGCTGGCCGTGCTCGACCCCGCCGCGCGTTCCGGCAATGCCGATGCCGAAGAGATGATCGGCAGGATCTACAGCCTGGGGCTGGGCGGCACGACGGACGAGGTGCGCGCCTTTGAATGGCATCAGCGCGCCGCGCTCAAGGGCCATGCCGGGGCGCAGATGTCGCTCGGCTGGTGTTATGAACTCGGCATGGGACTGCCGGTGCCGGATCCAGCCCGCGCCTTTCTCTGGTACAGCCTCGCGGAGATCGGCGGCCATCCCGACGCGGCGGAGGCGGTTGAGGCGCTGCGCGCGACACTGTCGCCGGAAGAGATCGAAAAGGCTCATGCGATGATCGCCGATTACAAGGGTTGGCTTTATCCCTATCGCTGA
- a CDS encoding flavin reductase family protein → MSETPQSFDPAETDPRAFRDALGRFVTGVTVITCATQDGPLGIAANSFASLSLDPPLVLWSPAKSSGRYPFFVAAQHFAIHILSSEQEAICRGFARSGDSFDLAEWQRSPEGVPLIEDCVARFECEKVAEHDGGDHTILIGKVHRVATLPGDPLIFCGGRYGGFAGGS, encoded by the coding sequence ATGAGCGAGACACCCCAAAGCTTCGATCCCGCTGAGACCGATCCGCGCGCTTTTCGCGATGCGCTGGGGCGCTTCGTCACCGGCGTGACCGTGATCACCTGCGCCACGCAGGACGGCCCGCTGGGCATCGCCGCGAACAGCTTTGCCAGCCTCTCGCTGGACCCGCCGCTGGTGCTCTGGTCGCCGGCCAAGAGTTCCGGGCGCTATCCGTTCTTCGTCGCCGCGCAACATTTCGCGATCCACATCCTGAGCAGCGAGCAGGAAGCGATCTGCCGCGGTTTCGCGCGCTCCGGCGACTCCTTCGATCTGGCAGAATGGCAGCGCTCGCCCGAGGGCGTGCCGCTGATCGAGGACTGCGTGGCGCGGTTCGAATGCGAAAAGGTGGCCGAGCATGACGGCGGCGACCACACGATCCTGATCGGAAAGGTGCATCGCGTCGCGACCCTGCCGGGCGATCCGCTGATTTTTTGCGGCGGGCGCTATGGCGGCTTTGCGGGCGGATCCTGA